In Candidatus Micrarchaeota archaeon, one genomic interval encodes:
- a CDS encoding ferredoxin: MKVTVDKNLCIGCGVCAALCPDIFELGPDNKSHVKDGDHSSSAECAKKAANACPVAAIHIEE, encoded by the coding sequence GGTAACTGTTGATAAGAACCTATGTATAGGATGCGGAGTATGTGCAGCATTGTGTCCAGATATCTTCGAACTCGGCCCGGACAACAAGTCCCATGTAAAAGACGGGGACCATTCAAGTTCCGCGGAATGCGCAAAGAAGGCTGCTAACGCATGTCCGGTAGCCGCCATTCATATAGAAGAATGA